A stretch of Triticum aestivum cultivar Chinese Spring chromosome 1D, IWGSC CS RefSeq v2.1, whole genome shotgun sequence DNA encodes these proteins:
- the LOC123181806 gene encoding leucine-rich repeat receptor protein kinase HPCA1 isoform X2, whose protein sequence is MSLPIAAIVGIAAGGAALLVLVAVVIALWCRARARRNRTSDTGSSDPSTLVEWGKGGRSSSAPERQGARQFSLEELAQATNNFSEANLVGAGSFGLVYKGLLFDGSVVAIKRRMGAPRLEFSDEVRRLSEICHRNIVTLIGYCQEGGLQMLVFEYSPNGNVCSHLYGKGSMTRLEFKQRLAIAIGAAKGLNHLHSLMPPLIHKNFKTSNVLVDENFIAKVADAGLFRLLRGHEDVGSSHGFSSSVYQDPEAHSVAQFSESSDVYSFGVFLLELITGREAASLQPPESRESLAHWLEAHFSSNELIDPRLGGGFTTEGMKEFVGLAFQCLNPSSRRRPKMRLVAAELDRILETEMSLTTIMGDGTAIITLGSQLFTS, encoded by the exons ATGTCATTGCCGATCGCCGCCATAGTCGGCATTGCCGCCGGTGGCGCCGCCTTGCTCGTCTTGGTGGCCGTGGTGATCGCGCTCTGGTGCCGGGCGCGCGCGCGGCGTAACAGGACCTCCGACACCGGCTCCTCGGATCCTTCCACCCTAG TGGAGTGGGGCAAGGGGGGGCGAAGTTCCTCGGCGCCGGAGCGTCAGGGCGCGAGACAGTTCTCTCTCGAGGAGCTGGCGCAGGCGACCAATAACTTCAGCGAGGCCAACTTGGTTGGCGCCGGGAGCTTTGGCCTGGTGTACAAGGGGTTGCTTTTTGATGGTTCAGTCGTGGCCATCAAGAGGCGCATGGGAGCACCAAGGCTGGAGTTTTCCGACGAG GTTAGGAGGCTTTCAGAGATATGTCATCGGAACATCGTAACTCTGATTGGTTATTGCCAGGAAGGAGGTCTACAAATGCTAGTGTTTGAGTACTCACCCAATGGCAATGTCTGTAGCCATCTATATG GGAAAGGCTCCATGACACGGCTTGAGTTCAAACAGAGGCTAGCAATAGCCATTGGTGCAGCTAAAG GTCTGAATCATCTGCATAGTCTTATGCCTCCTTTGATCCACAAGAACTTCAAGACGAGCAATGTACTGGTCGATGAGAATTTTATTGCGAAGGTGGCTGATGCTGGACTTTTTAGGTTACTTAGAGGACATGAAGATGTCGGGTCATCGCATGGGTTTAGCAGCAGTGTCTACCAGGATCCCGA AGCACACTCGGTGGCGCAGTTTTCTGAAAGCAGCGACGTCTACAGCTTTGGAGTGTTTCTTTTGGAGCTAATTACTGGAAGAGAAGCTGCTAGCTTGCAACCTCCAGAATCCAGAGAATCTCTGGCCCACTGG CTGGAAGCACATTTCAGTTCAAATGAACTGATTGACCCAAGGTTAGGTGGCGGTTTCACGACAGAAGGTATGAAAGAATTTGTTGGGCTTGCTTTCCAGTGTCTGAACCCGTCCTCCAGAAGGCGGCCGAAGATGAGGCTGGTTGCGGCTGAACTAGACCGTATTCTCGAGACGGAGATGTCTCTAACAACGATTATGGGCGACGGAACCGCCATCATCACCCTTGGGAGCCAACTATTTACATCGTAA
- the LOC123181806 gene encoding leucine-rich repeat receptor protein kinase HPCA1 isoform X1, with protein sequence MSLPIAAIVGIAAGGAALLVLVAVVIALWCRARARRNRTSDTGSSDPSTLVEWGKGGRSSSAPERQGARQFSLEELAQATNNFSEANLVGAGSFGLVYKGLLFDGSVVAIKRRMGAPRLEFSDEVRRLSEICHRNIVTLIGYCQEGGLQMLVFEYSPNGNVCSHLYDSGKGSMTRLEFKQRLAIAIGAAKGLNHLHSLMPPLIHKNFKTSNVLVDENFIAKVADAGLFRLLRGHEDVGSSHGFSSSVYQDPEAHSVAQFSESSDVYSFGVFLLELITGREAASLQPPESRESLAHWLEAHFSSNELIDPRLGGGFTTEGMKEFVGLAFQCLNPSSRRRPKMRLVAAELDRILETEMSLTTIMGDGTAIITLGSQLFTS encoded by the exons ATGTCATTGCCGATCGCCGCCATAGTCGGCATTGCCGCCGGTGGCGCCGCCTTGCTCGTCTTGGTGGCCGTGGTGATCGCGCTCTGGTGCCGGGCGCGCGCGCGGCGTAACAGGACCTCCGACACCGGCTCCTCGGATCCTTCCACCCTAG TGGAGTGGGGCAAGGGGGGGCGAAGTTCCTCGGCGCCGGAGCGTCAGGGCGCGAGACAGTTCTCTCTCGAGGAGCTGGCGCAGGCGACCAATAACTTCAGCGAGGCCAACTTGGTTGGCGCCGGGAGCTTTGGCCTGGTGTACAAGGGGTTGCTTTTTGATGGTTCAGTCGTGGCCATCAAGAGGCGCATGGGAGCACCAAGGCTGGAGTTTTCCGACGAG GTTAGGAGGCTTTCAGAGATATGTCATCGGAACATCGTAACTCTGATTGGTTATTGCCAGGAAGGAGGTCTACAAATGCTAGTGTTTGAGTACTCACCCAATGGCAATGTCTGTAGCCATCTATATG ATTCAGGGAAAGGCTCCATGACACGGCTTGAGTTCAAACAGAGGCTAGCAATAGCCATTGGTGCAGCTAAAG GTCTGAATCATCTGCATAGTCTTATGCCTCCTTTGATCCACAAGAACTTCAAGACGAGCAATGTACTGGTCGATGAGAATTTTATTGCGAAGGTGGCTGATGCTGGACTTTTTAGGTTACTTAGAGGACATGAAGATGTCGGGTCATCGCATGGGTTTAGCAGCAGTGTCTACCAGGATCCCGA AGCACACTCGGTGGCGCAGTTTTCTGAAAGCAGCGACGTCTACAGCTTTGGAGTGTTTCTTTTGGAGCTAATTACTGGAAGAGAAGCTGCTAGCTTGCAACCTCCAGAATCCAGAGAATCTCTGGCCCACTGG CTGGAAGCACATTTCAGTTCAAATGAACTGATTGACCCAAGGTTAGGTGGCGGTTTCACGACAGAAGGTATGAAAGAATTTGTTGGGCTTGCTTTCCAGTGTCTGAACCCGTCCTCCAGAAGGCGGCCGAAGATGAGGCTGGTTGCGGCTGAACTAGACCGTATTCTCGAGACGGAGATGTCTCTAACAACGATTATGGGCGACGGAACCGCCATCATCACCCTTGGGAGCCAACTATTTACATCGTAA